The stretch of DNA GAAAAAATAAAACAAGGATAGATAGACCAGTCTTTTCTATTAATACTTCCAGGTTCTAGGTGTAGTATATATTCCTTACGGGTACAAATCTATTGTTAGGTATTGGTCCCGGTTCCACAGTATCCTCTATACTCCGCTACAATATCATTGTATGGGGGTTCTCTTGTTCCATACTATCTTGAAGAGGCTGCAGACTGGGGTCTTGATATCAATGACCTTCGGCAATGTATTGGACAAGCCCGACAGAACGGAGTAACTGTGAGTATGCCTTAATTTTGCTTTCCAGATATTTGCAGCTCACATCGTCACCGGTATGATTCTGTGGAATCCGAGGGATACTTTGGTAAGACGCAATTTGAGTGACTTTTAGACTCTGCCTGAATCCATACCTAGTAGAAAGGGGACCTTTACAGCATATTTGGGACTTAAACACAAACAAATGTTTTCCGGGACTGGCAAAACTTGAAAAAGCTTTTTTTATGGGGCTTTCCTTTCACATTGATACATTTTTGTAAGAAAGCAATGGAGAGCGCGGGAATACTACTTCACTTGAGTGTTGCTCTTCATTGTACTCAGGCATTTCTAACTATGACCTGCAAACAACTCTTGTCTTCAATTTTTCCTAGGTACGCGCAATGGTGATTATAAACCCTGGAAATCCTACTGGACAATGTCTTACTGAAGCAAAtgttaaacaaatattacaatTCTGTCACCAAGAAAATTTGGTATTACTTGGAGACGAAgtttatcaacaaaatatttacCAAGATGAGCATCCTTTCATAAGTGCAAGAAAGGTATACATATATTATTCTGTACTTGATTATTATAAGAATATTATTAGATCTTGAATAACATTTCATGTTGTTCACCAAAATTCTCAGGTTTTAATGGATATGGGTCCACCCATAACCAAGGAGCTTCAGCTCGTTTCATTTCATACGGTCTCTAAAGGTTATTGGGGTGAATGTGGACAGCGTGGTGGATACTTTGAGATGACCAACATTCCTCCCAAGGTTTGTTTCGCCCTTCCCCATTCGAATTCAAAGATGGAAGTTTACTAGTCGATCTTGCTTCTAGTAAAGTGATAATCCCTCTGTGTCAAGTTGTTTTTTATGGTTTAAATAGGCAAAGTTCTTATGGTTTAAATTAGGCGCTTTCTTGTTTATTGTGGTGTGGAGAAATGAACCTGATCTTATGGTTTAAAGTGTTAACTAGACATTATTTTGAGCTACTCCAAAATGCTCTATCTCATTTGAGGGTCATGTTATATCCCAAGAATCTATGTACTTATACTCATGAGTGATGTCCTTTCTCTCATTTGATGTTGCAGTCTGTTGAAGAGATATACAAGGTTGCTTCGATATCACTCAGTCCAAATGTACCTGCACAAATATTTGTGAGTAGTTTTTATTCATTTCCTCCAAGATTTATGCTTCTGGCAAGGAAATATTATTGTGATTTGAATTTAGCAATTAACTTTTCTCGGACATCAAGTATTTAccttattttattatgttatctGAAGGTTACGTCCAGTTTACTTTTTTGATTGTAAACCTTCTTCTGACAAGAAAGAAGCTTGTATTCTTTTCTTTCCGACAGTTGGGATTAATGGCAAACCCGCCTAAGCCTGGAGATATCTCATATGATCAATTTGTCAGAGAAAGGTAACTCTTCTGGCATCTGTGCTACATGAAATTCTTGAACTTCATTTGCGAAGTTGTTGGAATAAGAGATGGAAGTACCATTCTTTTCACTGGATTTCGTAGAATATGGTTTAGAGCTTTTTGGATAGAAATTGGATTTCAATGTTGTTTTTCTTAACATACATGCAACCAAAAAGACGCTCTTGAATGACAAATACTAGTTAATACTTGTTGCAGTAAAGGCATCCTTGAGTCACTAAGGAGGAGGGCGCATCTAATGACCGACGGTTTCAATAGCTGCAGAAATGTAGTTTGTAACTTCACAGAAGGCAAGTCATATCTAGAGGCGTCTTTGTATTATGTTAAAGTTAAATGACCACACCCATTTACATTTGCGATAAAATATTTAAACAGGTGCTATGTATTCCTTCCCACAAATACAATTGCCTCGTGGGGTGATAGACGCTGCAAAGAAGCTCGGTAAAACTCCTGATGTTTTCTATTGTATCAAGCTGTTGGAAGCAACAGGCATCTCTACTGTCCCCGGTTCAGGGTTTGGTCAAAAGGAAGGGTGAGTTTGCTCTCTCTATCAAAATCTCAATTCTCGAATATCCTCAATTTGTACCCAAAATTGAAGCTGTGTTATATTCCTTCAACCCTCCCAACAATTAGTTTGATAGGGCTAGGATCAATATGCTCAAAGTCAAAAGAGTTTTAAGTTCAACAAGGTTATTAGTCGTAAGATGGTCAGCACAATCAGGTCATTTAAAAGTTAATTATAGGTTAAATTCTATGATAAACATTAATTGGATAACATCTTAAAAGTGGTGAGTATAAGTTAAATCCTTAATTAGATTAGCTTCTCGATGGTGGAATCTATTGTAATTTAAGGGTGCTTCTCCATGTAGGGTGTTCCACCTAAGAACAACTATCTTGCCAGCTGAAGAAGACATGCCTTCAATAATGGCTAGTTTCAAAAAGTTCAACGATGATTTCATGGAGCAATATGAGTAGCACAAATGCCATTCATTTATGCAAAAGCTGTTTTCAGTCTTTTAATTTATATGTTGACTATCTTTTTGTCTGATGAACTCTCTCTCAAAAAGTTACTTTAACAAGTTAAACGTAATTTAAGTGTTTGAAAGTTTCTAGCCAGAATTATTTGCTTTTTGATGAAGATCTAAGATTAGCTCGATAGAAATGAGAAAAGAGAAATGAAGAAGGTTCTAGAACAGAAACTCCATTGGAGAGCAAATTGAggtgaaattattttctcaaatcatACTGTATACAATGACATGTGGCTAGTATATATACACTACAACTACCAGCTAAGCTAACTAATTTTACAAAGCTTCCGTTAATTCTCCAACACCCAATCCCATAATTAGTTATAACTTACTTTCTAACTAATCCTACTGACTCACGTGCCAGACACGTGCTACTCCTCTCTTCAATACTCTCCCTCAAGCTAGGTGGTGCAAATAGATTAAGCACTCCTAGCTTACTCATCAAGTACTCATGTTGTGATCTCCCCACTGCCTTTGTGAACAAATCTACTTCTTGATCCTTAGACTTCATACTTGGTTCTGATAATTCCTTGTTGAATCCTTTCTATGATGAAGTGTAGGTCCATCTCTATGTGTTTTGTACACTCATGAAATATGAGATTTGCAGCAATTTGAATTGCTGCTTTGCTATCCCAATGCAGCTCCAGTGGCAGTTTAACTTCTGCACCTAGTTCTTTACAAAGTCCTTTTAGTCGTAAGATAGTGAGCACAATCAGGTTATTTAAAAGTTAATTATAGGTTAAATTCTATGATAAACATTAATTGGTAACGTGTTAAAAATGGTGAGTAT from Nicotiana tomentosiformis chromosome 11, ASM39032v3, whole genome shotgun sequence encodes:
- the LOC104115495 gene encoding glutamate--glyoxylate aminotransferase 2-like, whose protein sequence is MSSKPLDYENLNENVKKCQYAVRGELYLRASQLQKEGKKIIFTNVGNPHALGQKPLTFPRQVIALCQAPFLLDDPNVGLLFPADAIARAKHYLSLNSGGLGAYSDSRGIPGVRKEIADFIERRDGYPSDPELIFLTDGASKGIMQILHTIIRGPNDGVLVPVPQYPLYSATISLYGGSLVPYYLEEAADWGLDINDLRQCIGQARQNGVTVRAMVIINPGNPTGQCLTEANVKQILQFCHQENLVLLGDEVYQQNIYQDEHPFISARKVLMDMGPPITKELQLVSFHTVSKGYWGECGQRGGYFEMTNIPPKSVEEIYKVASISLSPNVPAQIFLGLMANPPKPGDISYDQFVRESKGILESLRRRAHLMTDGFNSCRNVVCNFTEGAMYSFPQIQLPRGVIDAAKKLGKTPDVFYCIKLLEATGISTVPGSGFGQKEGVFHLRTTILPAEEDMPSIMASFKKFNDDFMEQYE